The proteins below are encoded in one region of Polycladomyces zharkentensis:
- a CDS encoding VOC family protein, with translation MIEKLTHVTLVVDDYDRALSWYSEKLGFEVQDNVEYGPGYRWVTVCPREQRDVVIVLHKPHETETALKTGNASHWVFSTRDCRKTVEELRNRDVKIVREPEEVPWGVQAVFEDLYGNHFVLVQPAEGM, from the coding sequence GTGATCGAGAAATTGACGCATGTCACCTTGGTGGTGGATGACTATGATCGGGCACTGTCGTGGTACTCGGAAAAATTGGGATTCGAGGTACAGGACAATGTCGAATACGGTCCCGGTTACCGCTGGGTGACGGTTTGTCCCCGGGAACAGCGGGATGTCGTGATTGTGCTTCACAAACCGCATGAGACGGAGACGGCACTCAAAACGGGCAATGCGTCCCACTGGGTGTTCAGCACCCGCGACTGTCGAAAAACGGTGGAGGAACTGCGCAACCGGGACGTGAAGATCGTCCGAGAGCCGGAGGAAGTGCCGTGGGGTGTACAAGCCGTCTTTGAAGACCTGTACGGCAACCACTTCGTGCTGGTCCAACCGGCTGAAGGAATGTAG
- a CDS encoding response regulator transcription factor has product MRILVAEDDPAVCEMLSLFFDKEGYAAQFVHDGQAAWEMWKSQPYDMLILDWMLPKMDGITICRRVRRESDVPIILLTARIQESDQVLGLEIGADDYVTKPFSPLALMARIKAIRRRCSLKEGDREEDWIRTRHFAVRRETKEVWRDGVKIEPLTPREFDLLCHFLRHPRRVFSREELLDAVWGYDFYGDERTVDAHIRRLRKKIAVPGKEWIHTVWGVGYKWEEAEVDEER; this is encoded by the coding sequence ATGCGGATTTTGGTGGCGGAGGATGATCCGGCCGTTTGCGAAATGCTGTCATTATTTTTCGATAAAGAAGGGTATGCCGCCCAATTTGTCCATGACGGCCAAGCGGCATGGGAAATGTGGAAAAGTCAGCCGTACGATATGTTAATCCTGGATTGGATGTTGCCCAAAATGGACGGAATCACGATTTGCCGACGCGTCCGTCGGGAATCGGATGTACCCATCATCCTGTTGACAGCCCGGATACAAGAGTCAGATCAGGTGTTGGGTTTGGAAATCGGGGCGGATGATTACGTGACCAAGCCGTTCAGCCCATTGGCGTTGATGGCCAGGATCAAAGCGATCCGACGGCGGTGTTCGCTCAAGGAGGGAGACAGAGAAGAAGACTGGATTCGTACCCGTCATTTTGCCGTACGTCGTGAAACGAAGGAAGTATGGCGGGACGGCGTGAAGATTGAGCCATTGACACCCAGGGAATTTGATCTGTTGTGCCATTTTCTGCGTCATCCGCGCCGCGTGTTTTCACGCGAGGAGTTGTTGGATGCCGTCTGGGGATACGATTTCTATGGAGACGAGCGCACGGTGGATGCGCATATCAGGCGGTTGCGAAAAAAGATTGCCGTCCCGGGGAAGGAATGGATCCATACCGTGTGGGGTGTGGGGTACAAGTGGGAAGAGGCGGAAGTCGATGAAGAACGGTAA